Proteins found in one Triticum aestivum cultivar Chinese Spring chromosome 4D, IWGSC CS RefSeq v2.1, whole genome shotgun sequence genomic segment:
- the LOC123095707 gene encoding glucosamine inositolphosphorylceramide transferase 1, which produces MSSSSPRPATQRRRLHPAAYLSAAATLLALVAAAFSRALGPRFPNPPDARRCRPDPEGSWSAGVFLGDSPFALKPIEHWGISADAGAAWSVANPAVTCADVAQSGSPSSFVASPFLFLQGDGIYMFFETKNPATSQGDIAAAVSKDAGATWQQLGVVLDEEWHLSYPYVFSYNSKVYMMPESSKNGDLRLYRALDFPLKWTLEKVLLEKPLVDSVIINFRGSYWLIGSDLSSYGAKQNGELSIWYSSSPLAPWNPHRHNTIGSMDNGSSFRNGGRPFVYDGDLYRIGKQSGGVSGHSIKVFRVEILTANEYKEIEVPFVFDKPRKGRNAWNGARSHHLDVQWLPSSQLWIGVMDGDRVSSNDSVHRLTIGYMFYGVTLLLVLLLGGLIGAIRCTIPLRWCVPHTEKRDDFFHSKQQFFLKYKLSSLFSSLNKLGSLLGGRINYRTWKGRVYVVLVILVLIFLTCLGTHCIYGGNGAEEPYPIKGRYSQFTLLTMTYDARLWNLKMFVEHYSKCASVREIVVIWNKGRPPVQNELKSAVPVRVRVEDKNTLNNRFNMDEKIKTRAVMELDDDIMMACDDLERGFKVWREHPDRIVGYYPRLAEGTPLEYRNERYARQQGGYNMVLTGAAFMDHGLAFERYWSKKAEVGRKMVDSFFNCEDVLLNFLFANASSMSTVEYVKPAWAIDMSKFSGVAISRNTQAHYHVRSKCLAKFSEVYGNLTAKRFFSSRGDGWDV; this is translated from the exons ATGTCGTCGTCGTCCCCGCGGCCGGCGACGCAGCGCCGGCGCCTCCACCCGGCCGCCTACCTCTCCGCGGCGGCCACCCTCCTGGCGCTCGTCGCCGCGGCCTTCTCCCGCGCCCTCGGCCCCCGCTTCCCCAACCCGCCCGacgcccgccgctgccgccccgaCCCCGAGGGCTCCTGGTCCGCCGGCGTCTTCCTCGGCGACTCCCCGTTCGCCCTCAAGCCCATCGAACAC TGGGGAATCTCGGCGGACGCGGGCGCGGCGTGGTCGGTCGCGAACCCGGCGGTGACGTGCGCGGACGTGGCGCAGTCTGGATCCCCCAGCAGCTTCGTCGCCAGCCCCTTCCTCTTCCTCCAG GGCGATGGCATCTACATGTTCTTCGAGACGAAGAACCCCGCTACATCGCAGGGCGACATTGCCGCTGCCGTGAGCAAGGACGCCGGCGCGACATGGCAGCAGCTGGGCGTGGTGCTAGATGAGGAGTGGCATCTCTCGTACCCATACGTGTTCAGCTACAATAGCAAG GTCTACATGATGCCTGAAAGTAGTAAGAATGGAGATCTCCGGTTGTATCGTGCATTGGATTTCCCCCTTAAGTGGACACTGGAGAAGGTCCTTCTGGAGAAGCCACTTGTGGATTCAGTCATCATAAATTTCAGGGGTTCCTATTGGCTCATTGGGTCAGATTTAAGTTCTTATGGTGCGAAACAGAATGGAGAGCTCAGTATCTGGTATAGCAGCTCTCCTCTTGCCCCTTGGAATCCACACAGGCATAATACAATCGGTAGCATGGATAACGGGTCGAGTTTTAGAAATGGAGGCAGGCCCTTCGTTTATGACGGCGATCTCTATCGTATAGGCAAACAGAGTGGTGGTGTGTCTGGCCATAGTATTAAAGTGTTCAGAGTAGAAATCCTAACAGCAAATGAATACAAGGAAATTGAGGTCCCATTTGTCTTTGACAAGCCCCGCAAGGGTCGAAATGCATGGAACGGTGCACGATCCCATCACCTTGATGTTCAATGGCTTCCATCAAGTCAACTCTGGATTGGTGTAATGGATGGTGATAGAGTGTCTTCAAATGATTCAGTTCACCGCCTGACCATAGGGTACATGTTTTATGGAGTCACTCTGTTACTAGTTCTTCTGCTTGGTGGGCTTATTGGTGCAATTAGATGCACAATACCACTCAGATGGTGTGTTCCACATACTGAGAAAcgggatgacttcttccattcaaaGCAGCAGTTCTTTCTGAAGTATAAGCTAAGTTCGCTGTTTTCCAGTTTGAACAAGTTGGGTTCTCTTCTTGGTGGGAGAATCAACTACAGAACTTGGAAGGGACGAGTTTATGTTGTGCTAGTAATACTAGTCTTAATTTTTCTAACTTGTCTTGGAACTCACTGCATATATGGTGGCAATGGTGCTGAAGAGCCATATCCAATCAAGGGTAGGTACTCGCAGTTCACGCTGTTAACTATGACATACGATGCCCGGCTTTGGAATCTGAAGATGTTTGTGGAGCATTACTCCAAATGTGCATCAGTGAGGGAGATTGTGGTTATCTGGAATAAAGGCCGCCCCCCAGTGCAAAATGAATTGAAGTCAGCTGTTCCTGTCAGGGTCAGAGTTGAAGATAAGAACACTCTGAACAATAGATTCAACATGGATGAAAAAATTAAGACAAGAGCTGTTATGGAGCTCGATGATGATATCATGATGGCATGTGACGACTTAGAGCGTGGGTTCAAGGTATGGAGGGAGCACCCTGATAGGATTGTTGGGTACTACCCACGCCTTGCTGAAGGTACTCCACTGGAATACCGCAATGAGAGGTATGCTCGGCAACAAGGAGGTTATAACATGGTACTGACTGGAGCAGCATTCATGGATCATGGCTTGGCCTTTGAGAGGTATTGGAGCAAGAAGGCTGAGGTAGGAAGGAAGATGGTAGACAGTTTCTTCAATTGTGAGGATGTGCTTCTAAATTTCCTGTTTGCAAATGCAAGCTCAATGAGCACGGTGGAGTATGTAAAGCCAGCTTGGGCAATTGATATGTCTAAGTTTTCAGGAGTAGCCATTAGTCGAAACACACAAGCACATTATCATGTTAGGAGCAAATGCCTTGCTAAATTTTCAGAAGTCTATGGGAACTTAACTGCTAAAAGGTTCTTTAGCAGTCGAGGTGATGGCTGGGATGTATAG
- the LOC123095709 gene encoding uncharacterized protein, whose translation MALLKLPGIGCSSILAGAGSRCLAAASHAPSSSPVFLLHANGGGGGQAHLLSRKTTTGDAMRTRRRDLHVVATAAASAANVTPASPRGVSASDVLWPSAGAFLAMAVLGRIDQMMAFKGVSLTIAPLGAVCAVLFTAPDSPPAKKYNMFVAQIGCAAIGVLALSLFGPGWLARGAALSASIAFMTITGSSHPPAASLPLLFIDGPKFHHLQLWYALFPGAAGCAILCLIQEVVVYLKKNCKF comes from the exons ATGGCACTGCTGAAGCTGCCCGGCATTGGCTGCAGCAGTATCTTGGCAGGAGCAGGGTCACGGTGTCTGGCAGCGGCGTCCCACGCGCCCTCCTCTTCACCTGTCTTCCTCCTGCACgccaatggcggcggcggcgggcaggcgCATCTCCTCTCGCGCAAGACCACCACCGGCGACGccatgaggacgaggaggcgaGACCTCCACGTCgtcgcgacggcggcggcgtcagCGGCCAATGTCACGCCGGCGTCGCCCCGCGGCGTCAGCGCCAGCGACGTCCTCTGGCCCTCCGCCG GCGCATTCTTGGCAATGGCAGTGCTGGGAAGAATAGACCAAATGATGGCCTTCAAGGGAGTGTCATTGACAATTGCACCACTTGGGGCCGTCTGCGCCGTGCTCTTCACAGCTCCAGACTCACCACCTGCCAAG AAATATAACATGTTCGTCGCTCAGATCGGTTGTGCGGCCATCGGTGTGCTAGCCCTTTCCTTGTTCGGGCCCGGATGGCTAGCAAGGGGCGCAGCTCTTTCTGCATCCATAGCATTCATGACCATCACAGGCTCTTCGCACCCTCCAG CTGCGAGCTTGCCTCTCCTGTTTATTGATGGTCCGAAGTTTCACCATTTACAACTTTGGTACGCGCTCTTCCCTGGGGCTGCCGGCTGCGCCATCCTTTGCTTGATT CAAGAAGTGGTGGTTTACCTGAAGAAGAACTGCAAGTTTTGA
- the LOC123095706 gene encoding magnesium transporter MRS2-A, chloroplastic codes for MASVPASCPRPPQAVVRHLLPLPLQLQLVCRLRRLPLPQLGLSAAARRLPIPRAAEGGDGRAAAKEEEEVEEDERGREAGEERGEDDGAREAEGAGAARGSGRFAADYISLGIREPVYEVVEVKANGSVSTEKISRRQLLKSSGLRLRDTRSVDPSLWLMNSMPSLLVREQAILLNLGSLRAIAMHERVLIFNYNSPGGKVFLELLRPRLNPRNINGGPAMPFQLEVVEAALLSRIQRLERRLMHVEPRVAALLEVLPNRLTGDVLEQLRLSKQSLVELGSRAGDLKQMLIDLLEDPHEIRRICIMGRNCTLDKVSDDMECSVPLEKQVAEEEEEEIEMLLENYLQRCESCHGQAERLLDSAREMEDSIAVNLSSRRLEVSRVELLLQVGTFCVAVGALIAGIFGMNLKSYLENNTWAFWATTGGIAVGAVAGFFIMYKYLKDRKIL; via the exons ATGGCGTCCGTGCCCGCCTCCTGCCCGCGCCCGCCGCAGGCCGtcgtccgccacctcctcccgctGCCGCTGCAGCTCCAGCTCGTCTGCCGCCTGCGGAGGCTGCCGCTCCCGCAGCTAGGCCTCTCCGCAGCCGCGCGGAGGCTGCCGATCCCGCGGGCCGCGGAGGGGGGCGACGGCCGGGccgcggccaaggaggaggaggaggtggaggaggatgagcgagggagggaggcgggCGAGGAGAGGGGCGAGGACGACGGGGCTCGGGAGGCGGAGGGCGCTggggcggcgaggggctccgggcGGTTCGCCGCCGACTACATCTCGCTTGGCATCAGGGAGCCCGTCTACGAG GTGGTAGAAGTGAAAGCTAATGGAAGCGTGTCTACCGAAAAAATAAGCCGCCGGCAGCTACTGAAATCAAGTG GCCTCCGTCTGCGAGATACAAGAAGCGTTGACCCATCACTATGGCTAATGAATTCAATGCCTTCCCTGCTG GTACGTGAACAGGCCATATTACTCAACCTTGGTTCCTTGCGAGCAATTGCTATGCATGAACGTGTCCTTATATTCAATTATAACAG CCCAGGAGGAAAGGTCTTTTTAGAGCTATTACGACCTCGGTTAAATCCAAGGAACATCAATGGTGGGCCTGCAATGCCTTTTCAACTTGAG GTTGTTGAAGCTGCACTGCTTTCTAGAATACAAAGGCTGGAACGAAGATTAATGCATGTTGAACCTCGT GTGGCTGCGTTGCTTGAAGTTCTACCAAATCGGTTGACAGGTGATGTTTTGGAGCAGCTTCGTCTAAGCAAACAATCATTG GTCGAGCTGGGTTCACGGGCAGGTGATCTTAAACAAATGCTCATCGATCTCCTTGAAGATCCCCATGAAATTCGTCGAATATGCATTATGGGGAGAAATTGTACACTAGATAAAGTGAGTGATGATATGGAATGTTCTGTTCCATTAGAAAAGCAAGTTGCCGAAG aggaagaggaagaaattGAGATGCTATTGGAAAATTACCTTCAAAG ATGTGAATCATGCCATGGTCAAGCAGAGAGGCTTCTTGATTCTGCAAGAGAAATGGAAGATTCGATTGCAGTGAACTTAAG TTCCCGGCGACTGGAAGTGAGCAGAGTGGAGTTGCTTCTTCAGGTCGGAACATTTTGCGTCGCTGTAGGAGCATTAATCGCAG GGATATTCGGCATGAACCTTAAATCATACCTGGAGAACAACACG TGGGCATTTTGGGCGACGACTGGCGGAATAGCAGTCGGAGCAGTAGCCGGGTTTTTCATCATGTACAAGTACCTAAAGGATAGGAAGATATTGTAA
- the LOC123099392 gene encoding cysteine proteinase inhibitor 8-like produces the protein MAARPLLLLALLLATTALAVAATGRGGAEAVGMPGGWFPIPDVEDARIQELGGWAVARHAGLVAGDRGLRFGRVTRGEQQVVSGMNYRLLVDVADGSGRAAPYIVVVYEQSWTNTRRLTSFSPAACG, from the coding sequence ATGGCGGCGAGACCCCTGCTTCtgctcgccctcctcctcgccacCACGGCCCTCGCGGTCGCAGCCACCggccgcggcggcgcggaggcCGTCGGGATGCCAGGCGGGTGGTTCCCCATCCCGGACGTGGAGGACGCgcgcatccaggagctcggcgggTGGGCAGTGGCGCGGCACGCGGGCCTGGTGGCGGGCGACCGCGGGCTGAGGTTCGGCCGGGTGACGCGCGGCGAGCAGCAGGTCGTCTCCGGGATGAACTACCGCCTCCTCGTCGACGTGGCGGACGGCTCCGGCAGGGCCGCGCCCTACATCGTTGTGGTGTACGAGCAGTCCTGGACCAACACCCGCCGGCTCACCTCCTTCAGCCCGGCGGCCTGCGGCTAG